A stretch of Vulpes vulpes isolate BD-2025 chromosome 4, VulVul3, whole genome shotgun sequence DNA encodes these proteins:
- the MEPE gene encoding matrix extracellular phosphoglycoprotein isoform X2, whose product MQTVCLGLLLFSVTWAAPTFQPPTGKTKDDCVEEQRQEEKNKENTALQNSGKRRNQEPAPKENIAQEREKNLSILGASENKESSKTQTLFENIQTTNEVDSINNKENAHSDLKMSVYLESPGNNGAEDKDNAINKSHDQEEYGTALIRNNMQHIMEPGTVTELLAEENKENKPRNILSKIPASVNYVKVPSKNRKNYQRDPQAQNIPVKSKSTHHTQHNIDYPKQLQKVKKIPSDFEGSGYPDLQERGDNDISPFSGDGQPFKDISGKGEPIGPDLKGADIQTESSGPREADTISPDARRPGYNEIPEREESGGSTTGTRDETRKEASTDVSLVEGSNDIIGSTNFKELPGKEGNRVGANSQNAHQGKVDFHYPFPPSKEKKAEGSSDVAESTNYNEIPKNGKGSSRKDTEHSNRNKVISTEKQRFPTKGKSQSQLVPSHDLDNEIKNEIGSHNGLNNEDTIITQSRKNHYVPHRQNSTWNKGVPKRKGSWGYRKPHSRRRVSQPPRRHDSSESSDSDSSSESDGD is encoded by the coding sequence caggaagaaaaaaacaaagaaaatactgCTCTTCAAAATTCTggtaagagaagaaatcaagagccagcacCTAAAGAAAACATTgcccaggaaagagagaaaaacttgTCCATTCTTGGAGCCAGTGAAAATAAAGAAAGTAGCAAAACCCAAACTCTTTTTGAAAACATACAGACCACAAATGAAGTTGATAGcattaataacaaagaaaatgcCCACAGTGACCTAAAGATGTCCGTTTACCTTGAATCCCCTGGGAATAATGGGGCCGAGGATAAAGACAATGCTATCAACAAATCACATGACCAAGAAGAATATGGTACAGCTCTCATCAGAAATAATATGCAACATATAATGGAGCCAGGGACTGTGACTGAACTCTtggcagaagaaaacaaagagaacaaaCCCAGAAATATTCTAAGCAAAATTCCAGCAAGTGTGAACTATGTTAAAGTCCCCTcaaaaaataggaagaattaTCAAAGAGATCCTCAAGCCCAGAATATTCCAGTTAAAAGCAAAAGCACCCATCATACCCAACACAACATTGACTATCCAAAACAGCtccaaaaagtcaaaaaaatccCCAGTGATTTTGAAGGCAGTGGTTACCCAGATCTTCAAGAGAGGGGGGACAATGATATCTCTCCTTTCAGCGGAGATGGTCAACCTTTTAAGGACATTTCTGGTAAGGGAGAACCTATTGGTCCTGACCTAAAAGGTGCAGATATACAAACAGAGTCTTCTGGCCCACGTGAAGCTGATACTATCAGTCCTGATGCAAGAAGGCCAGGTTATAATGagatcccagaaagagaagaaagtggtGGAAGTACCACTGGAACCAGGGATGAAACAAGAAAAGAGGCAAGCACTGATGTAAGCCTAGTAGAGGGCAGCAACGATATCATAGGTAGCACCAACTTTAAGGAACTCcctggaaaagaaggaaacagagtaGGTGCCAACAGCCAAAATGCTCACCAAGGGAAAGTAGACTTTCATTACCCTTTTCCAccctcaaaagagaaaaaagctgaAGGCAGTAGTGATGTAGCTGAAAGTACTAATTATAATGAAATTCCAAAAAATGGCAAAGGTAGTAGTAGAAAAGATACAGAGCATTCTAATAGGAATAAAGTCATctcaactgaaaaacaaagatttcCCACTAAGGGCAAAAGTCAGAGCCAGCTTGTTCCTTCTCATGATCTTGATAacgaaattaaaaatgaaataggttCCCATAATGGCCTCAATAATGAGGACACTATAATAACACAGAGCAGAAAAAATCATTATGTACCCCACAGACAAAACTCTACATGGAATAAGGGTGTGCCAAAGAGGAAAGGCTCCTGGGGTTACAGAAAACCCCATTCCAGGAGAAGAGTGAGCCAGCCCCCTAGAAGGCATGATAGTAGTGAATCATCTGACAGTGACAGTTCCAGTGAGAGTGATGGTGACTAG